The Filimonas lacunae genomic sequence GGCACCTGATAATTGAGTAATCACCGGCAATGCCTCTGTTTCACCGGCATTTACCAGCACTCCGCTGGAATCGGCATGTGCAGCTCCTGGCACTGTTTTTATCCGGTAAAAGTAACGTACGCCGGGTTGTATGTGCTTATCTACAAATGCCCACCCTGCCATTAATGCGGCTTCAAAACTGATGTCTGCTGCATATAATGAAAAGGTATAGCGTTGTTCTATCTCCAGTGACTGGTTGTATATTTTAGCAAGCCCTTTACTGTCGTCGGCCGATACCTGGAAGTCTTTTCCATAGATAGCCTGTGCAATAATGGCTGCCTGGCTGTTGCGCTGGGCTACAGGCTCCCATTGTTCTACCGGGGCCGGTTTTATGGGTTGTGGGGTTAGCAGGGTGTATTCCGGTTGTTCCAGCGGCTGCCGGTTGCGGCTTACTGCATAACGTTCCAGGATAAAACCGGAAGTAATGCCCTGTCTCCACATCGCGGCATTACCCGGTGCCCAACGCACCAATATGCTGTTGCTGTCTTTGATAGCGCGGGCAGCCATTACCAGCTGCGGCGCTTTCTTTTGTGCATAGTTGACCGTTATAATACTCAACAGCACAGCCACAGTAACCAGTGTATACTTCATTATTTCTTTCATGGTGCCGGTTATTGAATAGGATTCTGATATTGAACAATAGAGGAACTACCTGCCTGGTTACCGGGTAGTATATACCGGTAATTGACCTTGTAAAAGCCCTGGCGCAGGAAGGGGAAATATCCGGTGATAAAACGGGTAAACTTAGTCGACACAGGTGTGCCTAAGTATTGGTTGGCAACCTGATTTTGTAAATCGAGGTAATCATCTTTATACACGCTTACCAGGTTGTACAGGTAAGGCAAACGTTTTAACACGGCTGCATCCGTATAGTTACCCGCCACAATGGTTTTACGGTAGCTTTCGGTTACCGGTAACGCTTTTACAGGTGCAAGTCCCAGTATGGCTGTATCGCGGGTTAAATAAACCACGCCACCCGCGGGGTACTCTTTATAGTTCAATGGCCAGATGTCCTGCGTAAAGTAGTCATCTGAAGTGATGGCCAATGGCTGCACCAGTGGTGCATTGTTGGTATAAGTAGTGCCATTCAGCTCTGCTTCTTCAAATGGTTCCTGCGCTTCTACCACCGCCTGCAGGAATATGACATCACTGCTTACTTTACCCCAGTAGGTATTGACTACCGGCTGGCGGCCCATTTTCTGCGCAAAGGTGTTAAAGGCGCTGGTGGCAAAATTGTAGCTTAACAGTTCCAGTCCAACATCGTCTCTGATTACATCCTGCGCGGTGTTATTTTTCACGGTTACAGTACCGGCGTCTCCTAAATCTGTGGAGGTTTGGGTGGTAGTAGGTGTTGCAGCTACTCCTGTACCCAGCTTATAGCTGTTTAATTGTAAGGAGTAGCTTTTGGTGTTGGCCAGGGAATAGATGTTGAATAGCAACCTGGCGCTGGCTGAATCGTAACGGAAGGGAAAGTTGATTTGCGTGCCATCATCCGAAACGGCTATCAGCTTCTGGTTATATCCTTCTACATTAAACAGATAGTTCTGCCCACGTTTCAACTGTATATATCCCTGGTTAAATTCTTCTTTATAAAAATAGCGTTGGTCTACTACCGGATAGCTGTACACAATATTGGTCATAGGTATGGTAGTGGGCCGGTCGCCTGTTATAAAGTTGAGTGTGCGTTCTTCTTCGGCCTTCTTACCCTCTACATATACCGACTGCCAGCTATTGTTTTTATATTCCAGGAAGCTCACTTTCACATACACCTTCATGGCAGTTTTGGAAGGCAGTATTTCGTTTGAGTAATAGCTTACCAGATCCATTCCGTTGTTCCATTCTGTTTTACCAGGTACGGCGGTGTTATTACTGGTCATTGTAAATTGTTCCAGCTTCACCTTATATACCTGTTCGCCCCCACCTTCCTGTGGCAGACGTATCTCTTTGTCTATCGGGAAATTGAATGCTACCTGTGGTGCAGCAAACACATCTACATTCACGCTATCGCGGGGGGTAATATTAGAAATGACATTGGTGCCCAGTACACTGGTAGTTGCCTCGTTGCTTACCAGTTTACATTCATTACCCAGGGTTAACTTAAACCGCACTTTACCCGAAATAATACCCAGCACATTTACCTGTAAACCTATATAACCGGTAAACCAGCTGGGATTGGGGAGTTTGGCCTGTAACAACGCGGCTACCGCACCTTGCACCACCGGAACACGCAGTTTCATAAACCACAGGTTTACCTTAACCCCTATTTCGCCCTGCAGGTAGGCATATGCCTGGGCATTCGCGTACCAGCCATTGATACCAATAGGTTCATTGCTGCCTTCACAGGTTACGCCGGGGTATTCTTTCAACATCACATCAAAACCTACCCCTGCTTTTAAATTGGCATAGAGAATAAGGAAGGATATATCGCCTGTTTCAATTTTTACTTTAGCGCCAAAGGCAAATCCTCTGCCTTCTCCCAGTGCATTGGCATCACGCATATAATCCAGCGAACTCAGTTCTACCCCCAATATATCTGCCACTTCCTGCGGTGGTGCAGGAGAGCCGGGTATATGATCGCCAATCATCAGGTACGATTCTGTTCTGATACTAAACCCGCCGATACCAAACTTAATGCCCATAGGATCAGTAGGCGTACCCATATGTATGTACCATTCTCCGGGAGCAAAATGTAGTACTGCCCAGCCGGCACGATAGTTATTGCCTATACCCTGCAGCAAACCTTTGGCAGCGTTGACATATACATCAAAGTTGGCGTGGAATGTTTTAGCATCGAAATCGTAGCTCATGCCCATGTAGGCTGATATACCGGTACTGTTCTCCGGCTTTTCGGAAGTGGTGGGTACTGCTGCCGCAGCCGCCTGTTTATCTTCAATGGCCAGCTGTTGCAGATCGGCTATCTTATCCAGCTTTAAGGCGTCACTCAAATTTTCGAGTTGACTGGCTACAGCACTGGTAATATCTTTATACAGGTTTTGCGCCTCCTCTACCATATCGCCTGCAATGCCCGGCAGCTTACCCATAATTTTAGCGTTACCAAAAACGCCTATGTATTTCATGCCGCCTGATTTGCCAAAGGCTACTTCAAACTGGGCCATGCCATCTACTACTGTTTCACTGCCTACGGTAAAGAAGATGCCTGCTTTGATACCCAGACCCATGGCTGAGTCGGGTTTGTAATCGGCTGTTACGCTATTATTACCGCTACCACTGCCACTGCCGGTTTTCAGCATACGGTAGTAGGCGCCTCCGCAAAAGCCTTTGAGGTTAAGGCCTCCCATAATAGGCAGGGCGGGTGCCCATTTAGCACTACCCTCTACATACCAGTAGCGGAATGTTTTTTTTCCAAACAATGCCTTTACAGACACCTCCGCATTCAGCGGTTTAAACTTGGCTTTAATATTACCACCAAAGCCATCGCCATAAGTAGGATCATCTTCCAGCAGTTCAATACCGCCGCTAAGCGTCATACCACCCAGATCAATATTTTCCAGGCTGATACGGCTTACAGAAACCTTACCCAGCTCCCAGCCCTGGTAATTGCCATCTGTAAAATTGGTGGCGATATTTAAACGGGTGCTTGCTTTAAAAGCATTATCCTGTAAGGTTACATTTAAACCAAAGCTAAGGTTGGCCTGCTTGCCATTAGCAGTAAGCACGATACTGTCGATAGATGCCGGAAAGCCGGCAATACCAATAGTGCCATTATATCCAAAGTAATCTACCTTTAAGTAAGGTGCAACAGATTGAATGTGTAAGCCTTTAAAAGTAACTCCTTTAAACTGTGCTACAGATTTAGTGGAAGTGGCTTTGGTTTTAGCTTCTATAGTAACGTTGCCATAGAGGTTGGCTTCGGGTAAAAATTTACCATCGGCCACGCGCAGCTTCACATATGAATTGGAATCCAGTACAACCTTGGCCTGCCACATACTGAAATCCATTTTTCCTTTAGGGGATACCGTAAGCCAGTATTGGTTATCCTGTGTAATCACCGCTTCGTAGCTGAGTGAATCTTTATCTGCAACAGGCAACCCTATATTACCCGTAAAGCCTGCGCCTGCAAGGCTGTTGGCTTCTAATGACAGATGAAATTCGTTGACCGAAAAACGCCAGCCACCTGCATTACCTTCTTCAAAAGGAATAATGTTTTTGCCATATATATTTCCCGATACCCCGTTATTATCTATCAGTAAATCTTTAGCGCCAAATAGGACTCTATCGGTATTCCCTCTTTTTTGAAATGCTTTGGGTAGCATTACTTCTATGTCTGAAGCATAAATGCCGCGCCACATAGCTACGTCGGGATAGCCATTCAGGTATTTGGATTGGTAGCCTGATGGAAATACTACATTACTGCTATTACGTGCATCACTAAAATCGAACGTGGCATTTTTGATTTTAAATACTACATCTTCCAGTTTATTCACCTGGAAGTCGGGCAGGCTAACAGTGGCCAGCATATCATTCCAGTCGCTTACAATAGTGGTGAAACGTGCAGATACACAGCTGTCGCCTGCTATTTTTGCCCCGTTTTTATCACAGGGTATCAGTATGTTTCTGGGGAAAGATATATCAGCTGTTATACCCAGCTCTTTGACGCCCCTACAATCAATGGTGGCATAAGTAAGGTTTTCAACAGCCTTACCTGTTTTCATATCCAGGCTACCTTTTAAGGTAACTTTTGCATTACCATTATTGATGGGGATGGGAATGTCGCCTAACAATACCAACCGGGCATCTCCCACTATTCCGCCTTCATAAGACAGCTTCAGCCCACTTACTCCAAAGTAAATCTTTTTGGGATTTTGGGGTATCTCTATTCGGGCAAATACAGTGAGTTCGGCATAGGTAGGATAAAATGTAGCATTGCTGATAGCTACTTTATAAGTAACGTTACTCACTTTGGCGGAAAGCCCTACTGGAAGTTCATTTAAATCGGAGGGAGTAAGCTGATCCAGCCATTTTCCAGACTGCTCTACCTGTTGTACAAATTTCTCTGCTTCTGCTTTGGCAGCAGCAGTATCTGTAAAAGCAATGGTAGCCGACTTTTGTGCCAACACAGGTAAGGTGTGTAGTAGTAACACTGCTACCAAAGCAATTAATTGCTTTGTTTTTAACATAGTTTAGAGTTAGGGTTTTCCTTAGTTATATAATAAGTATTACTTATTATCAATAAATCGTATAAATACTATGCAAATGTGTGCTTTGCAGTTGAACCGGCAAATAGCTAAACTGCATTTTCCCTTGTTTAAGGGGCTGGGTAACGCTGGCGGTAATTGCGTAAAAAATAATCTATCTGATTGTATTTAAGGTATTTATACTATCAATGCCGGGGTGGTTGCTATTGTGAAAAATTTATATATTGTCCTGTACAAACCCCAGAACTTTACGCTTGTTGATAATTTACACCATTCGAATAGCATCTCCTTTGCTTTTCCATGGAATAGTCGGATGGTATGCTTTTTTACTGCTGCGAAGGGAGTAACACCATTACACATTAAAACGCTATTGTATGAGCTTTATTACTATTAACAACAATATCGCAGAAAATGAAACTGTGCACTTACATTATGAAGATGTAGGTTTTGGACAACCTATTGTATTTGTTCATGGCTGGCCTTTATCGGGTGATATGTGGGAATACCAGGTAACAGAACTGATTCAGCAGGGCTTTCGCTGTATCACCTATGACCGCAGGGGCTTTGGTAAATCCAGTCGTCCCTGGACAGGATATGATTATGATACGCTTACAGAAGATTTATACATATTGCTGGAAACACTGCAATTGGAAGATGTAGTGCTGGTAGGCTTTTCTATGGGTGGCGGTGAAGTGGCCCGTTACTTTGGAAAGTATGGAGGTAAACGTGTATCTAAGGTAGTGCTGGCAAGTAGCGTAACACCTTATATGTTAAAAACCTCTGATAATCCGGAAGGCGCCGATAAAGAAATCTTTGATAAAATGCTGGTGGATATAAAACACGACCGGATTGCCTTTCTGGACAGTTTTGGCAAACAGTTCTTTAGCATTGGCATGCTTAACCATCCGGTAAGTACCCCTTTACTGGAATATTATCGTACCCTAGCGTCACTGGCCTCTCCTATTGCTACACAGCAATGTGCAATATCCTTTGCCAGCACTGATTTCAGAAAAGATGTACAGGCTATTAATGTACCTGTTTTAATTATTCATGGTGATGATGATAAAACAGTGCCTATTGAGGTAAGTGGCAGAAGAACACATAACCTGCTGCCTGATGCACAAATGGTGGTATATAAAGGGGGCCCGCATGGCTTGTTTTATACGCATAAAGATGCATTGAATAAAGACCTGGTGAGCTTTATTCATACCGGTGTGGCCGAGGGAGAACCACAATTGCAGCCCGTGGGCGCTTTTGATAATATTGTGGGAGAAAGAGTATAGGCAAATCGCCATTAAAGCAAATCCCCCAACTGTTGTACGGTTGGGGGATTATCATTTTATCCAATCTTTTGTTGAATCACGGGGGCTACTTTGGTTCCAAACAAACGGATGGAATGCAGTAATTTTTCGTGTGGTATGTCTCCGGCAATGGTTTGTGCCAGAAAACGGGTGTTATTAAACAAGCTGTGTACGTATTCAATTTTATCTGCAATTTGTTGGGCATCGCCTACAAACAGCGGCCCATCCGGTAGACGCATGTATTCGTATTGCTCGCGTGTAATCGGGCTCCAGCCACGTTCACGTCCAATGCGGTTCATCATTTTACTGTAAGTAGGCCAGAATTCATCTGCTGCCTGTTCTGCATCATCCGCTATATACATATGCCCGTTGGCTGCCAGTTGCAGTTTGCTTACGTCATGCCCCGCCTTTTGGGCTGAATCGCGATACAATTGTATAAACGGTACAAACTGTGCGGGTTTCCCACCCAGCATAGCTATGGTCATAGGCAGGTTGTAAAAGCCTGCTCTTACCGCAGAGTCTGGGGTGCCACCCACTGCTATCCAGATAGGTATCTGGTTTTGTAAAGGGCGGGGATATACACCTTCGTGTACAATATTGGGCCTGAATTTTCCGTTCCAGGTAATGTGCTCCTGTTTATTGATCTGTAGCAACAGATCCAGTTTTTCCTGGAATAGCTGGTTATAATCGTCCAGGTTAAAGCCAAACAGTGGGAAAGATTCAATGAAGGAACCGCGGCCTGCCATAATCTCAGCCCGGCCATTAGATACCAGGTCTAAGGTGGCAAAATTTTGAAACACCCGTACCGGATCTGCAGAGCTTAATACGGTTACCGAACTGGATAAACGAATGTTTTTTGTAGCGCCTGCAATGGCTGCCAGTGCCACTTCGGGGGCGGATATTACATAATCGGGACGGTGATGCTCGCCTAGTGCAAACACATGTAAACCCAATTCATCGGCCAGTTTGGCTTCTGCTATCAGTTCCTGCATGCGCTGGTGTGCGTTGGTGGCATTGCCGGGGAGGTTATCGGGAACAATTTCTCCAAAAGTACTTATACCTAACTCCATAACTTATCTTCCTTTGTAACATAAAGTTACAAAGAAGTTGATTGGAAAGCCGGGGCGCTATAGTCTGTGTAACCTCCCTCCTCTTTTGAGTTATTCGTGTGGGGTGGTAAGCAGCTGCATCATATGCACGGCCTGCAATTCACTATCAGCCGCATCTATCATATAAGCCAGCTCTGTTACCTCGGTAAGGCTTAAATACAACGCCATGTTCATATAAGGCATAGGGATGAATATCTGTCGCAGATTGGGCAGGCCGGTATGCTGAAACTCGAATATGTAGGCATCCAGCACCCGCTGTAAGTCGGACAAAACCGTTTGTGGCAAGGTAAGCAGGAAGTTACCATAAGCAATATGTAAGTTGCTGCAGGCATTGCATAAACTGATGTATCCTACGTTTTCTTTATAATAGAGGTACTGATAAGTGCACATAATCTTAAATGGTGTTTTTCTTTTAAGATAAAGTTCCACTACTCTGTTCATCATTAACGGAGGAAAAAATACCTTATCAGGAAAAGGCCATAACTACCTCTTATCTTCTTTAGGTGGATAGCCAAAGTATTTTTTAAAGGCGCGTGTAAAGTGTACGGAGTATTTATAACCCATATAGTCTGCTACTTCCGCTACTGTTTTTCCATCTGTCAGCATTTCTTTGGCCTTGTTCATTTTTACGTTTTGCAAATAGCCAAACACCGTGTTGCCAAACACCTGCTTGAAATGTTTTTTCAGATAGGCCTCGTTAGTGCCAACCTGGTGTGCTAAATCGATAAGAGAGCAAGGACTATCCAGGTTATTTATTACAATATGCTGGGCATGGTGCATGCGTTCCACATCTTCTTTTTTCAATGTGTTCTTATGGTCGCTGGCACGCTGGTTGCCTGATGTCACCTGCTCGTAATGTTCCAGCTGAAAAGCCAGTAATTCCAGCGTTTTGCTTTTTACATACAGCTCCTTATAACGACCTTCCAGCGGGCAGTGTGTCATCTGGCGTAATATATCACAGAAATTGCGGGACAGTGGCAGGTTAAAGCGGCTCATGGGAGTAGCTATATTCTGCTGTAATGATTCCTGGAATACATTATAAAAAGGATGTTGTTCCGGCAGATATTGCAAAAACAACTCAGGGCTTATACCCAGTTCGTATATCTCCAGCTTTTCATTCGGTTGCCAGTTCAGCGTTACTTCCTGGTTGTTCAGGAACAGGTAATTATAATCCTGCCCCGAAAAAGCGGCCAGTTGCTGGCCATTATTAATAGTATAGTTTTTTATACCACTGATAGTATAACTGCACTGGATAAAAGGTTTTTGATTATTAATAATCACCTGTCCTGCCTGTACCGATTGTATATTATAATACCCCAGGCTTATACCCGGGCTTACCAGTTCGTGTATAGTACCCTGGTGTCCGTGTTTATCAATGGATCTCCTGCTTTCTGCAAAACCATTTTTGCCCTTATCTATATTAAACAAGCAATACATGATTAGTGTGCTTTGCTTTGGTTATCGGATGTATTTGTCATAAGAATGTAAAACAATATTAAATCTATTGGCAGGCAATGCACACACGCTATGAAGAATTTTATTGTCGAAATAGGGAAAAGCATAGTTGGCCTGTATAAAATCGACGATTAATTCCGTTTGTGGTATTAATAATTCCGTGCATGGTAGATGATGCTAGGGAACTTTGCAGCCAAATAGCCATAACACGCTTACGATGACACTGCATAAAAACCGAAATGGTAAAGCACTTGTTACAACAGGATTTTTATTACTGTTTCTGTTACCGGTTGCCGCTCAAACAATGGAGGACACTACCTTGCATAAGGTAACGGTTAGATCGGAAAATACTAAATATATAAAAACTGATAATGTAATAGCGCTCAGGCAGATAGCTATGCCTACGGCAGTGATAGATGGCAAAACTATTGCCATGATGGGCAGCCGTCGCTTAGATGAGGTAATGCGTGAGCAAACCGGACTGGCGGTGGTAAGCGATTTAGGCGCAGGTAACCGATCGGTAGGCTTACAGATGCAGGGTTTCAGCTCGGAATATATAATGGTTTTAATTGATGGACAACCACTTGCCGGGCGTAACAGTGGTAACCTGGATCTATCACGTATTAGTATTTCTAATATAGATCGCATCGAAATTATTAAAGGGGCATCTTCCAGTTTGTATGGAAGTGATGCGCTGGGTGGTGTAGTAAACATTATTACCCGCCAGTTTTCAGATCATGCGCAGGTGCGTGTGGGCTCGCAGTATGGAACCTATCGTACCTGGAATAATACACTGGAAGGTGAATCTCCTTTATTCAAAAACAAAGGTGCAGTGTTCTTTTCCGGTAATTTTTATCGTACGGATGGATTTAATGTAAACCCTTACCTGGAAAAAGGTAGCCAAACCGCGCCGCCTTATAGCAGTCCTTCCCTATGGCTGCGTGGCAGGTATCAGCTTACACCGCAAAAAACATTGCATATAAGTGCACGCTACTCAGGCCGCTCTTCTGAAATGACCCGCGACTACGGTGTAATGCCCTTCCTGGACGTATTGCATGAAACTGATTTTAATGGCATGGTGGCACTCAGCAACCGGTTAAATAATAATACCCGTATTATAGGCCGCTATTACCTTACCCGTTATACCAGCAAACAGCATATTAAATTATTGAATGGAAGTCATAATACGCAAACGGATGAATTCCAGGAATATGTGCATCGGGTAGAATGGCAGGCAGCCCGTGATGTATGGGATAACCGCCTGGGATTGATTGGCGGAGCTGGTGGTGAATACATGGCCCTTAACTCCAGAACATCCGGAGCCAGTGGACATATGTATAATTACTATGTATACGCCCAGGCCAACTACAAACCCTTGGCTAACCTGGAAATGATTGCCGGAGGGCGTTACGATGGCAACAACCTGTATGGCGGCAAGGCTAACCCCAGTGTAGGCGTTAATTATAGCCCGCTGCGGTGGCTTACTTTGCGGGCTGCTTTGGGGATGGGATATAAAAGCCCTGACTACAAGCAGCTATACCAGGTATTTACCAACATAACAAGAGGATATACCGTTGTAGGGGCCAATGTGTTTTCGGAAAGTGTAAAGGAGTTACAGGCCGTAGGAATTGTGCAACAGTTATGGCCTATTGCTGCTACGGTAAAACCACTGGAGGCAGAAACATCGGTATCCTATAACACAGGGTTTACTATTAAGCCCGCTTCTTGTATAGATGTAAACCTGAACCTGTTTTACAACCGGATCAATAATTTAATTAACTATCAGCAGGTAGGTATTAAAACCAACGGAGCTGAGTTGTATACTTATGTAAACGTGGCCAATGCCTATACCAAAGGTCTGGAAACTGGTGTAACACTGCGTCCGGCAAAAGGGCTAACGATAACAGCGGGTTATCAGTTGCTGTATGCGAAAGACCCGGGGGTAATAGATTCCATTAAAAATGGACATACACGGTATGCTACCGTAAGAAGCTCGCCCAACATACGCGCTTCTACCATTGCCGACTATTTTGGTTTGCCTAACCGGAGCAGGCATATGGCTAATGTGCAGGTATTTTATGAGATACAGCCCTGGGGTTTGAATTGCTCGGTAAGAGCTAATTACCGTGGTAAATATGGCTTTTTAGATACCGATAACAATGGCTTTATTGACCCTTACGATGTTTTTGTAAATGGTTATGTATTGCTTAATGCATCGTTGCAGAAAAGACTACTGCATGATAAGGTGACCTTACAGTTTTCGATAGATAATATAGCCAACTATACAGATTATTTAATGCCTGCACAACCCGGCCGTATTATTATGGCAGGCCTGATATGGAAATGTTTTGAACAAGATAAAAAATAATAATAATGAGAATAGCTACGCTTACCATTGGTATGGCAATGATTGTATGTTCCTGCACCAAAAGCAATGACAACCCCGGTTTAGAAGATGGCATAAGTATCATCGTTACAGATTTGCCGGGTGATACCACTGCTAACATGAGTGAAGGGGGCAGCAATACTTTTAAAACTTTGTATTTTAACCTGGCTACCGGTAAAAAAGCAGACATTACGGATGCTACTAAAACCAGCCTGAATTGGGATCTGGCTTTTACCGGCCCTTATAACTCCGAAGTATATGTTAACTATGGTGGTTATGCTTATAACCCTGGTTATGGTGGTGCAGGAAAAGGTGCAGTAATACAGGTAGATAAACCTTATAATGAAGTAACAACGGCCCCTAGTGATGCGGAGTTTGACAATGCCACGCTTACCAAAATTGGCTGGGAAGTGGGCTCTTCAGGTGGCTGGTTCTTTTACTCGTTAGACAATCACATAGCGGTGCCTATTAAAAACAGGACATTTGTATTACGTACTGCCTCCGGTAAATATGCAAAACTGGAACTGTTGAACATTTACAAAGGCAATCCGCCTGTAGTAACCGATTTGTACTGGCCTGCCCCCTATTTAACCTTCCGTTTCTTTTTACAGGAGGATGGCAGTAAAAATATTAAAACCAACTAATAGCTGTTTTTTACTATTTTGGCTTTTTAAGCTGTAATACAGTAGGCCCCAAATAGCAATAAACATGATTAGAAAACTGGCAGTTGCCTTATTTATTTGTCTGGCTTTCCAAAATTGTAATAACTCTTCAGAAAGTAACAACACGGATAATACAGAACCTGCCGCGCCTTCTTTATGGATAGATGCTCATGTAGTAAACAGTTTACCTCATGATAAATCTTTCTTTACAGAAGGCTTTTTTATGCATAACGGCCTGATATATGAAGGCACCGGTTCGCCGGACGATTTACCCGATACCCGCTCGCTGATTGTTACTTATGACTTGAAAAAAAGTAAGCCTGCTGTAAAAGCTGAGCTGGACAGAAAGCAATTTTTTGGCGAAGGCATTGTGTTGGTGGATAATAAAATATACCAGCTTACCTATAAAAATCAAACCGGTTTTATTTACAATGCTGCCACGTTTAAACAACTGGGAAGCTTTACTTACACCAATAAAGAAGGTTGGGGCTTAACTACTGATGGCGCTTCTATTATTATGAGTGATGGCAGTGATAAGCTTACCTGGCTGGATACTACCTCCCTAAAGCCTGTGAAAACCCTGCCTGTAACAGAAAACGGCGTTCCTCTCACCTATATCAATGAGCTGGAATGGATAAAGGGGTATATATACGCCAATGTGTGGACTACCAACTTCATCGTTAAAATAGATCCGGCAACCGGTAAAGTGGTGGGCAAGCTGGACATGAATTCCCTGTTTACTATAGAAAAGAACAGGAATGCCCAGGCTGCTGAAATGAATGGCATTGCCTACGATGCAGCAAATGATAAAGTATACGTTACCGGAAAGCTCTGGGCGGGTATATATGAGCTTAGTTTTCCCCGTTAGTATTACTTGTTATAGGAATGCTTGTTTATAACACAGAAGCGGTGCCCCATTCTTTGGCTTGTGCGTTATATAATAATTTCCAGGCTTCTGCTTTTACCAGCCGGCCTTCAAAATACCAGTATTTATACAGTAAAAACAGGTTACGCAGTTGCCTTACCGTTTGTGATACCCTTTCCTTGTCAAAAGGAACCGGTACATACACCCTGGGTATTTCGTTCTCATCCAGTGTATATAAAAATGCCAGAAACTCAATGCCCCTGCTTTGGTGTACAAATTGTACTTCTTCGTTGATAGCACAAAACAGCATTTCAAATGCTATGGCCAGTTCTTGTAGCTTATGCTCGTCCATTCCAGGTGATTATAAGAGCAATGTTAGCCGATATTCCCTCCCTGTAATATGACGAATATCAGGCTCCCGGCTGATATTATGTTGGCTTTGGGCATTGAGTGGTATTAAAAAGGCCGCTATTGAGGTAAATAGCGGCCTTTTTGTTGGTATTGAGGGGATGTTTACTGCAATTCCAGCAGGTAACGATGCATATCGTCACCCGGTGAAACATGTAATGATTCTAACTTCTTCAGGTAATATTGTTTCACATCTGTCCATTTATAATATGGATATTGTGTGGTGGCAATGGGTAAAGCCACTTCTTTTTCATTGAGCAATACCTTTACCAGGAAATCATTACCGTTACTATATAGGATCCATTGAATGTTGGCACTTAATGGAATGATGGCCGATGCCTGCCAATGCTGGTTATAAGCTCGTATGGCCGGTGAAGGCA encodes the following:
- a CDS encoding glutaminyl-peptide cyclotransferase gives rise to the protein MIRKLAVALFICLAFQNCNNSSESNNTDNTEPAAPSLWIDAHVVNSLPHDKSFFTEGFFMHNGLIYEGTGSPDDLPDTRSLIVTYDLKKSKPAVKAELDRKQFFGEGIVLVDNKIYQLTYKNQTGFIYNAATFKQLGSFTYTNKEGWGLTTDGASIIMSDGSDKLTWLDTTSLKPVKTLPVTENGVPLTYINELEWIKGYIYANVWTTNFIVKIDPATGKVVGKLDMNSLFTIEKNRNAQAAEMNGIAYDAANDKVYVTGKLWAGIYELSFPR